A genomic region of Drosophila kikkawai strain 14028-0561.14 chromosome X, DkikHiC1v2, whole genome shotgun sequence contains the following coding sequences:
- the Rai1 gene encoding decapping and exoribonuclease protein Rai1, whose amino-acid sequence MASDKGSIRLPWHQHRFAGQFREPFPDMSRPKCIGCCSITAKRDFANDARNGSYLYGPPFPDLPLDLNAGIADVIRKPTDFEQKDLEFVLRYIEHHQAELLRPRKRQPESLGLHTHFVTLRGILRQIMCLQYDRNCEFRIKATLLNGTIYMAKEATETQQLRNENMTTKEKNMCSWGFKFEQYLTCHHPQSKPVTDVPVNEGDEFLAMFSSQLSGIDLLYGAEMDCVVSKEPVDFKDPKVLDSIKFVELKTSAYIKAPNQKRNFDNYKSANWWSQSFLVNIDTIYAGLRDHQGMVVDIQEFNVRQLARNKPWSPAAMTLFLVQFLNKLKDLLETIDDPYAVVQVDFIACEQIVNYKVLRGKEHQILPDWYRDILKAG is encoded by the exons ATGGCCAGTGATAAGGGTTCCATACGCTTGCCATGGCATCAGCACAGATTCGCAGGACAGTTCCGGGAACCGTTTCCTGATATGAGCCGGCCGAAGTGCATCGGATGTTGCAGCATTACTGCCAAGCGGGACTTCGCCAACGATGCCAGGAACGGCAGCTATTTGTACGGGCCACCGTTCCCGGATTTGCCGCTGGACCTCAACGCCGGCATAGCCGATGTCATACGTAAGCCAACGGACTTTGAGCAAAAGGATCTGGAGTTTGTGCTCCGCTACATAGAGCACCACCAGGCGGAGCTGCTCCGGCCAAGGAAACGGCAACCAGAGAGCTTGGGTCTCCACACTCACTTCGTTACGCTGCGCGGCATTCTCCGGCAGATAATGTGCCTGCAGTACGATCGGAACTGCGAATTCCGCATAAAGGCAACGCTCCTGAACGGCACCATATACATGGCCAAGGAGGCGACTGAAACTCAACAACTGCGGAACGAGAATATGACGACGAAAGAGAAGAACATGTGCTCCTGGGGCTTCAAATTCGAACAGTATTTGACCTGCCATCATCCGCAGTCGAAGCCAGTGACCGATGTGCCGGTCAACGAGGGTGACGAGTTCCTGGCCATGTTCAGCAGCCAGTTGAGCGGAATTGACTTGCTATACGGCGCCGAAATGGACTGTGTCGTCAGCAAAGAGCCAGT TGACTTTAAGGATCCCAAAGTTCTGGACTCGATAAAGTTCGTGGAGCTTAAGACCAGCGCGTACATCAAGGCACCTAATCAGAAACGCAACTTCGATAACTACAAATCGGCCAATTGGTGGAGCCAGTCGTTCCTGGTGAACATAGATACTATCTACGCTGGCCTACGGGATCATCAGGGAATGGTGGTTGACATCCAGGAGTTTAACGTCCGACAGTTGGCGCGCAACAAGCCGTGGAGTCCAGCGGCAATGACCTTGTTTCTAGTGCAGTTCCTCAACAAACTAAAAGATCTACTGGAGACAATCGATGATCCCTACGCCGTGGTCCAGGTGGATTTTATTGCCTGCGAACAGATTGTGAACTACAAGGTGCTAAGAGGCAAGGAGCACCAGATCCTGCCCGACTGGTATCGCGATATCCTCAAGGCGGGCTAA
- the LOC108085974 gene encoding rab-like protein 3: MSNRVRIVVVGDSGVGKTCLTHLIAHHESLIRPGWTVGCNIQVKIHEFKEGTARQSPYFVELFDVGGSLNHKNTRSVFYAGVHGIILVHDLTNGKSQEHLLDWLYEIVNKEGKDTYKCRGSSTPASSSPPRTAFTPNAPECTSGSSSTARFDMEEFLGATQTPILVMGTKLDLIDEKRQPKTAVKKAGGIADKCGAEEIWLNCRDTRSLAAGTTDSVKLSRFFDCVIEKRESLGGGSGSQDFGSFGIGAPPDRRRPVYSATSLPEYSLYGGPASSSSGMRMEPSAIPLLDTNDLK; this comes from the exons ATGAGTAATAGGGTGCGAATTGTTGTTGTCGGTGACTCGG GTGTGGGCAAGACCTGTCTGACGCACCTGATCGCTCACCACGAATCCCTGATCCGACCCGGCTGGACGGTGGGCTGTAACATCCAGGTGAAGATTCACGAGTTCAAGGAGGGCACAGCCCGACAGTCTCCTTATTTCGTCGAACTCTTTGACGTGGGCGGCTCGTTGAACCACAAGAACACCCGGAGCGTCTTCTACGCTGGCGTGCATGGCATTATCCTGGTGCACGACCTCACCAATGGCAAATCGCAAGAGCATCTTCTCGACTGGCTATACGAGATCGTGAACAAGGAGGGCAAGGACACGTATAAATGCCGCGGCAGCTCCACGCCCGCTTCGTCGTCTCCCCCGCGGACTGCTTTCACCCCAAATGCACCGGAATGCACAAGTGGCAGCAGCTCCACCGCGCGTTTCGATATGGAGGAGTTTCTGGGCGCCACACAAACACCCATTTTGGTTATGGGCACCAAGCTGGATCTAATTGACGAGAAGCGGCAGCCCAAGACGGCTGTGAAGAAGGCGGGCGGAATAG CTGACAAATGCGGTGCGGAGGAAATCTGGCTAAATTGCAGAGACACGCGCAGCCTGGCCGCTGGCACAACGGACTCGGTGAAACTGTCGCGGTTCTTTGACTGTGTGATCGAGAAGCGTGAATCGCTGGGCGGTGGCAGTGGGTCGCAAGACTTTGGTAGCTTTGGAATTGGCGCTCCGCCAGACCGTCGCCGTCCAGTCTATTCGGCAACCAGTTTGCCAGAGTACTCTCTATACGGCGGtccggccagcagcagcagcgggatgAGAATGGAACCGAGTGCCATTCCACTGCTGGACACCAACGACCTCAAGTGA
- the Sap30 gene encoding histone deacetylase complex subunit SAP30 homolog, whose translation MNNGFSTGEEDSRGHTDQTCCLIDDMERCRNQAGYASYSKRIQKTVAQKRLKLSSDPSAQHIYICDHHKDRIQSVRTKRRRKDSEDDSNETDTDLHEFPDLHKLGVSALRRYKRHFNVQTRQGMKRAQLADTIMKHFKTIPIKEKEIITFFVYRVKMGSNKLDQKNGIGNDTT comes from the exons ATGAATAACGGATTTAGCACCGGCGAGGAGGATAGCCGCGGGCACACGGATCAGACTTGCTGCCTTATCGACGACATGGAGCGGTGTCGCAACCAGGCCGGCTACGCCAGCTACAGCAAGCGCATCCAAAAGACGGTGGCCCAGAAGCGGCTGAAGCTAAGCAGCGACCCCAGTGCCCAGCACATCTACATTTGCGACCATCACAAGGATCGCATCCAATCGGTGCGAACAAAGCGGCGGCGCAAGGACAGCGAGGATGATAGCAACGAAACGGACACGGATCTGCACGAGTTTCCCGATCTGCACAAGCTGGGCGTCAGTGCGCTCCGCCGCTACAAGCGACACTTTAACGTCCAGACGCGGCAGGGCATGAAGCGGGCACAGCTGGCGGAT ACCATCATGAAGCACTTCAAGACGATACCCATCAAGGAGAAGGAGATAATTACGTTTTTCGTGTACAGGGTAAAGATGGGCTCGAATAAGTTAGACCAGAAGAATGGAATCGGTAACGACACCACCTGA
- the Rrp45 gene encoding uncharacterized protein Rrp45 isoform X2, with product MFMNSNLFEPGKSKQEKQFIQLAVKQNQRFDGRRSNECRDVELTFGSDWGTVAVSLNDTKVLAQVTCDMGAPTTSRPYEGKLQLNLERTFRSSRCLDLESLCVAAEKHVWCIRVDINVLNHDGNLYDASTIATLAALMHFRRPDVTYANDELRIYTEKERELIPLLFLHYPVSVTYCIYKSNPQPLVDPTLLEENAADSVIVLSFNSYQELCTLNAGGTVPTNVRTIMQCARYAATRCKAIVEFIRKTLALDEERRLQGTGPSQGLLALLGENKHKLSFKQLMEGYQKQDSPTLQDSQMEVDAAQTSEKPNVAEVPVKEEQPIKQETGKLVQDAKPMDTSTWLPQEATNDQELPTPSRVVSLKVGKGKNRAKNKANKKQQQLAKKQNHSDSEEEVTQVI from the exons ATGTTTATGAACTCCAATCTTTTCGAACCAGGCAAATCGAAGCAGGAGAAACAGTTCATCCAGTTGGCGGTGAAGCAAAACCAGCGATTCGATGGCAGACGCTCCAACGAGTGTCGCGATGTGGAGTTGACCTTCGGTTCGGATTGGGGCACCGTTGCGGTTTCCCTTAACGACACCAAGGTGCTGGCCCAGGTTACCTGCGACATGGGAGCACCAACTACTTCCAGGCCCTACGAGGGCAAGCTCCAGCTAAAC CTGGAACGCACATTCCGCAGTTCCCGTTGCCTCGATTTGGAGTCCTTGTGCGTGGCTGCCGAGAAGCATGTGTGGTGCATCCGCGTGGACATCAATGTGCTGAACCACGACGGGAATCTATATG ATGCAAGCACTATAGCCACATTAGCTGCCTTGATGCACTTTCGCCGACCGGATGTCACATATGCGAATGATGAGCTGCGCATTTATACGGAAAAGGAGCGCGAACTGATCCCCCTATTGTTCCTCCATTACCCCGTGAGCGTCACATATTGCATTTATAAGAGCAATCCACAGCCACTGGTGGATCCGACACTcttggaggagaatgccgccGATTCGGTAATTGTGCTCAGCTTTAATTCATATCAGGAGCTGTGCACTTTAAATGCGGGCGGCACTGTGCCCACCAATGTCCGGACCATCATGCAATGTGCCCGTTATGCAGCGACACGCTGCAAGGCTATCGTGGAATTCATTAGAAAGACCTTAGCGTTGGACGAGGAGCGTCGACTGCAGGGAACTGGACCGAGCCAAGGACTGCTGGCTCTTTTGGgagaaaataaacacaaactAAGCTTCAAGCAGCTAATGGAGGGCTATCAAAAGCAAGACTCTCCGACTCTCCAAGATTCCCAAATGGAGGTGGATGCTGCTCAAACCAGTGAGAAGCCGAATGTGGCGGAAGTTCCAGTAAAGGAGGAGCAGCCCATAAAACAGGAGACAGGTAAGCTGGTGCAGGACGCCAAACCCATGGACACCAGCACTTGGCTGCCACAGGAGGCTACGAACGACCAGGAACTGCCGACGCCCTCGAGGGTAGTCTCGTTGAAAGTGGGAAAGGGAAAAAATCGGGCCAAAAACAAGGCCAAcaaaaagcaacagcagcttGCAAAGAAGCAAA ATCACAGCGACTCGGAGGAGGAAGTAACGCAAGTCATCTAG
- the Rrp45 gene encoding uncharacterized protein Rrp45 isoform X1 gives MFMNSNLFEPGKSKQEKQFIQLAVKQNQRFDGRRSNECRDVELTFGSDWGTVAVSLNDTKVLAQVTCDMGAPTTSRPYEGKLQLNVSIGGVAFLDEMQSTYDQRFLTLNSQLERTFRSSRCLDLESLCVAAEKHVWCIRVDINVLNHDGNLYDASTIATLAALMHFRRPDVTYANDELRIYTEKERELIPLLFLHYPVSVTYCIYKSNPQPLVDPTLLEENAADSVIVLSFNSYQELCTLNAGGTVPTNVRTIMQCARYAATRCKAIVEFIRKTLALDEERRLQGTGPSQGLLALLGENKHKLSFKQLMEGYQKQDSPTLQDSQMEVDAAQTSEKPNVAEVPVKEEQPIKQETGKLVQDAKPMDTSTWLPQEATNDQELPTPSRVVSLKVGKGKNRAKNKANKKQQQLAKKQNHSDSEEEVTQVI, from the exons ATGTTTATGAACTCCAATCTTTTCGAACCAGGCAAATCGAAGCAGGAGAAACAGTTCATCCAGTTGGCGGTGAAGCAAAACCAGCGATTCGATGGCAGACGCTCCAACGAGTGTCGCGATGTGGAGTTGACCTTCGGTTCGGATTGGGGCACCGTTGCGGTTTCCCTTAACGACACCAAGGTGCTGGCCCAGGTTACCTGCGACATGGGAGCACCAACTACTTCCAGGCCCTACGAGGGCAAGCTCCAGCTAAACGTAAGCATTGGTGGCGTGGCATTCCTGGACGAAATGCAGTCCACATATGACCAGCGATTCCTTACACTGAACTCCCAGCTGGAACGCACATTCCGCAGTTCCCGTTGCCTCGATTTGGAGTCCTTGTGCGTGGCTGCCGAGAAGCATGTGTGGTGCATCCGCGTGGACATCAATGTGCTGAACCACGACGGGAATCTATATG ATGCAAGCACTATAGCCACATTAGCTGCCTTGATGCACTTTCGCCGACCGGATGTCACATATGCGAATGATGAGCTGCGCATTTATACGGAAAAGGAGCGCGAACTGATCCCCCTATTGTTCCTCCATTACCCCGTGAGCGTCACATATTGCATTTATAAGAGCAATCCACAGCCACTGGTGGATCCGACACTcttggaggagaatgccgccGATTCGGTAATTGTGCTCAGCTTTAATTCATATCAGGAGCTGTGCACTTTAAATGCGGGCGGCACTGTGCCCACCAATGTCCGGACCATCATGCAATGTGCCCGTTATGCAGCGACACGCTGCAAGGCTATCGTGGAATTCATTAGAAAGACCTTAGCGTTGGACGAGGAGCGTCGACTGCAGGGAACTGGACCGAGCCAAGGACTGCTGGCTCTTTTGGgagaaaataaacacaaactAAGCTTCAAGCAGCTAATGGAGGGCTATCAAAAGCAAGACTCTCCGACTCTCCAAGATTCCCAAATGGAGGTGGATGCTGCTCAAACCAGTGAGAAGCCGAATGTGGCGGAAGTTCCAGTAAAGGAGGAGCAGCCCATAAAACAGGAGACAGGTAAGCTGGTGCAGGACGCCAAACCCATGGACACCAGCACTTGGCTGCCACAGGAGGCTACGAACGACCAGGAACTGCCGACGCCCTCGAGGGTAGTCTCGTTGAAAGTGGGAAAGGGAAAAAATCGGGCCAAAAACAAGGCCAAcaaaaagcaacagcagcttGCAAAGAAGCAAA ATCACAGCGACTCGGAGGAGGAAGTAACGCAAGTCATCTAG